Proteins from a genomic interval of Nocardioides jishulii:
- the mfd gene encoding transcription-repair coupling factor: MTTPLLRPLTDLPSPLVRFSERLLGDSVLGRATEAASSTRTLDLTGPASVRPFVVHGLALAGRTVLAVTATLREAEDLVAELSDLIDPSEVALYPSWETLPHERLSPRSDTVGRRLAVLRRLRHPGRDATNGPLRVVVAPIRSVLQPQVKGLADIEPVELATGETRVLEEVVAGLAAAAYTRVDMVEKRGEFAVRGGLVDVFPPTEEHPLRVEFFGDEVDEIRTFSVADQRTMDKVTRLWAPPCRELLLTDEVRTRAAALGEAHPQLLEITDKIANGMPAEGMESLAPVLVDDMELLVDLMPPETTVLVLDPERARTRAHDLVATSEEFLGASWAAAASGGTAPIDLGAASYREVGEVREHCLDLGLAWWSVSPFGIDDEGQVTDVDALAGAVESHSLGMTPAEQYRGDFEWAVRDLRRWLDESYAVTTVHAGHGTAQRMMELLREHDIAAALVQEGEPAGPGVVTVTVGRVGHGLLDPATRSVLVTGDDLTGQKTSTRDMRKMPARRKKQIDPLELKAGDFVVHEKHGVGKFIEMKQREVQGATREYLVLEYGASKRGAPPDRLYVPADTLDQVTRYVGGEQPSLDRLGGADWTNRKNKARKAVREIAAELIKLYAARQATQGYAYGPDTPWQRELEDAFPFAETPDQLTTVEEVKADMRRTMPMDRLICGDVGYGKTEIAVRAAFKAVQEGKQVAVLVPTTLLVTQHLSTFTERMSGFPVVLKGLSRFQSDKEAKEIMAGMADGTVDVVVGTHRLLNPDVRFKDLGLIIVDEEQRFGVEHKEAMKRLRTSVDVLSMSATPIPRTLEMAITGIREMSTITTPPEERHPVLTYVGAYEDRQVIAAVRRELLRDGQVFYIHNRVQSIEKAAGKIRELVPEARVAVAHGQMNEKQLEQVMLDFWEKKFDVLVCTTLVESGLDVSNANTMIIERADTLGLSQLHQLRGRVGRSRERAYAYFLYPSEKPLTETAHERLATLAQHSDLGGGMAIAMKDLEIRGAGNLLGGQQSGHIADVGFDLYVRLVGEAVADFRGEETDELDEVRIDLPVDAHIPHDYVSSERLRLEMYKRLSEVRSDADVDEIRSELVDRYGTPPDVVESLLVVARLRARARAAGLTDIVVMGKNVRFAPVKSLPDSRVVRLQRMYPKAKVHSQAEALLVPRPLGSAKGSGVVLLEWARGVIDHIIDPPAAPPATSSAP, encoded by the coding sequence GTGACCACCCCCCTTCTTCGTCCCCTCACCGACCTGCCGAGCCCGCTCGTACGGTTCTCCGAGCGGCTGCTGGGCGACTCCGTGCTCGGCCGGGCGACGGAGGCCGCGAGCAGCACGCGCACGCTCGACCTCACCGGCCCCGCCTCGGTGCGTCCCTTCGTGGTGCACGGCCTCGCCCTGGCCGGGCGCACGGTGCTCGCCGTCACCGCCACGTTGCGGGAGGCCGAGGACCTGGTCGCCGAGCTCAGCGACCTGATCGACCCGAGCGAGGTCGCGCTCTACCCCAGCTGGGAGACCCTCCCGCACGAGCGGCTCAGCCCTCGCAGCGACACGGTCGGTCGCCGACTGGCCGTGCTGCGTCGACTGCGCCACCCCGGTCGCGACGCCACCAACGGGCCCCTGCGCGTCGTGGTCGCCCCCATCCGTTCCGTGCTCCAGCCCCAGGTCAAGGGCCTCGCCGACATCGAGCCGGTCGAGCTGGCCACCGGTGAGACCCGGGTGCTGGAGGAGGTCGTCGCCGGACTGGCCGCTGCGGCCTACACGCGCGTCGACATGGTCGAGAAGCGCGGCGAGTTCGCCGTACGAGGTGGCCTCGTCGACGTCTTCCCGCCGACCGAGGAGCACCCGCTGCGCGTGGAGTTCTTCGGCGACGAGGTCGACGAGATCCGCACCTTCTCGGTCGCCGACCAGCGAACCATGGACAAGGTCACCCGGCTCTGGGCCCCGCCGTGCCGCGAGCTGCTGCTCACCGACGAGGTTCGCACCCGCGCCGCAGCGCTCGGTGAGGCCCACCCGCAGCTGCTGGAGATCACCGACAAGATCGCCAACGGCATGCCCGCCGAGGGCATGGAGTCGCTGGCCCCGGTCCTGGTCGACGACATGGAGCTCCTGGTCGACCTGATGCCGCCCGAGACCACGGTGCTGGTGCTCGACCCCGAGCGGGCCCGCACCCGCGCCCACGACCTGGTCGCCACCAGCGAGGAGTTCCTCGGGGCCTCCTGGGCGGCAGCGGCCAGCGGCGGCACCGCGCCCATCGACCTCGGCGCGGCCTCCTACCGCGAGGTCGGCGAGGTGCGCGAGCACTGCCTGGACCTCGGCCTGGCCTGGTGGTCGGTCAGCCCCTTCGGCATCGACGACGAGGGGCAGGTGACCGACGTCGACGCCCTCGCCGGCGCCGTCGAGTCGCACAGCCTCGGCATGACGCCCGCCGAGCAGTACCGAGGCGACTTCGAGTGGGCGGTGCGCGACCTGCGGCGCTGGCTGGACGAGTCGTACGCCGTCACCACCGTGCACGCCGGCCACGGCACGGCCCAGCGGATGATGGAGCTGCTGCGCGAGCACGACATCGCGGCGGCGCTGGTGCAGGAGGGCGAGCCCGCTGGCCCCGGTGTCGTCACCGTCACCGTGGGGCGCGTCGGCCACGGCCTCCTCGACCCCGCCACCCGCAGCGTGCTGGTCACCGGTGACGACCTCACCGGCCAGAAGACCTCGACGCGCGACATGCGCAAGATGCCAGCCCGGCGCAAGAAGCAGATCGACCCCCTCGAGCTCAAGGCCGGCGACTTCGTCGTGCACGAGAAGCACGGCGTCGGCAAGTTCATCGAGATGAAGCAGCGTGAGGTGCAGGGCGCGACGCGCGAGTACCTCGTCCTGGAGTACGGCGCCTCCAAGCGCGGCGCGCCGCCGGACCGGCTCTACGTGCCGGCCGACACGCTCGACCAGGTGACCCGCTACGTCGGCGGTGAGCAGCCCAGCCTCGACCGCCTCGGTGGCGCCGACTGGACGAACCGCAAGAACAAGGCGCGCAAGGCCGTCCGGGAGATCGCCGCCGAGCTGATCAAGCTGTACGCAGCGCGCCAGGCGACGCAGGGCTACGCGTACGGCCCCGACACCCCGTGGCAGCGCGAGCTGGAGGACGCGTTCCCCTTCGCCGAGACGCCCGACCAGCTCACCACGGTCGAGGAGGTCAAGGCGGACATGCGCCGGACCATGCCGATGGACCGCCTGATCTGTGGAGACGTCGGCTACGGCAAGACCGAGATCGCCGTGCGGGCCGCCTTCAAGGCGGTGCAGGAGGGCAAGCAGGTCGCCGTCCTCGTGCCGACGACCCTGCTCGTGACCCAGCACCTGTCCACCTTCACCGAGCGCATGAGCGGCTTCCCGGTCGTGCTCAAGGGCCTGAGCCGCTTCCAGAGCGACAAGGAGGCGAAGGAGATCATGGCAGGGATGGCCGACGGCACCGTCGACGTCGTCGTGGGCACCCACCGCCTCCTCAACCCCGACGTCCGCTTCAAGGACCTCGGCCTGATCATCGTCGACGAGGAGCAGCGCTTCGGCGTCGAGCACAAGGAGGCGATGAAGCGCCTGCGGACCAGCGTCGACGTGCTCTCCATGAGCGCCACGCCGATCCCGCGCACGCTGGAGATGGCGATCACCGGCATCCGTGAGATGTCGACGATCACCACGCCGCCCGAGGAGCGCCACCCGGTGCTCACCTACGTCGGTGCCTACGAGGACCGGCAGGTGATCGCGGCGGTGCGGCGCGAGCTGCTGCGCGACGGGCAGGTCTTCTACATCCACAACCGGGTGCAGTCGATCGAGAAGGCCGCCGGCAAGATCCGCGAGCTCGTGCCCGAGGCGCGGGTGGCAGTGGCCCACGGCCAGATGAACGAGAAGCAGCTCGAGCAGGTGATGCTCGACTTCTGGGAGAAGAAGTTCGACGTCCTGGTCTGCACGACCCTGGTCGAGTCGGGCCTCGACGTCTCCAACGCCAACACGATGATCATCGAGCGGGCCGACACCCTCGGCCTGAGCCAGCTGCACCAGCTGCGTGGCCGCGTCGGCCGCTCGCGCGAGCGGGCGTACGCCTACTTCCTCTACCCGAGCGAGAAGCCGCTCACCGAGACCGCCCACGAGCGGCTCGCGACCCTGGCGCAGCACTCCGACCTCGGCGGAGGCATGGCGATCGCGATGAAGGACCTCGAGATCCGCGGCGCCGGCAACCTGCTCGGCGGGCAGCAGTCGGGTCACATCGCCGACGTCGGCTTCGACCTGTACGTCCGCCTCGTCGGCGAGGCGGTGGCGGACTTCCGCGGCGAGGAGACCGACGAGCTCGACGAGGTGCGGATCGACCTGCCGGTCGACGCCCACATCCCGCACGACTACGTCTCCTCCGAGCGCCTGCGCCTGGAGATGTACAAGCGGCTCTCGGAGGTGCGCAGCGACGCCGACGTCGACGAGATCCGCTCCGAGCTGGTCGACCGCTACGGCACTCCGCCCGACGTGGTCGAGTCGCTGCTGGTGGTCGCCCGCCTGCGGGCCCGGGCCCGGGCGGCCGGCCTCACCGACATCGTCGTGATGGGCAAGAACGTGCGGTTCGCGCCGGTGAAGTCATTGCCCGACTCCCGGGTGGTGCGCCTGCAGCGCATGTACCCCAAGGCGAAGGTCCACAGCCAGGCCGAGGCCCTGCTCGTCCCCCGTCCGCTCGGGTCGGCGAAGGGGAGTGGTGTCGTGCTGCTTGAATGGGCCCGCGGTGTGATCGATCACATCATCGACCCGCCTGCCGCGCCGCCCGCCACCTCGTCAGCACCGTAG